A window from Cinclus cinclus chromosome 4, bCinCin1.1, whole genome shotgun sequence encodes these proteins:
- the TMTC3 gene encoding protein O-mannosyl-transferase TMTC3, translating to MADVSLKEAALIVGVVAACYWNSLFCGFVFDDVSAILDNKDLHPTTPLRNLFQNDFWGTPMSEERSHKSYRPLTVLTFRLNYLFSELNAVSYHFLNLVFHVVVCIVFLKVCKLFLDNRSSIVASLLFAVHPIHTEAVTGVVGRAELLSSIFFLAAFLSYTKSKGPDNTIVWTPIAVTVFLVAVATLCKEQGITVVGICCVYEVFIAQGYTFPALLDTAIQILRGKGSIPFSMLQTLLKLIVLMFSTLLLVVVRVQVIQSQLPVFTRFDNPAAVSPSPARQLTFNYLLPVNAWLLLNPSELCCDWTMGTIPLVESLLDVRNVATLTFFCFLGSLMVFSLRYPGDSSKTVLMALCLIVLPFIPASNLFFPVGFVVAERVLYVPSMGFCILVAHGWKKLSNKSVLRKLSWVCLAAVLFTHALKTLHRNWDWESEYTLFMSALKVNKNNAKLWNNVGHALENEKNFERALQFFIQATQVQPDDIGAHMNVGRTYKNLNKTKEAEESYMIAKSLMPQIIPGKKYAARVAPNHLNVYINLANLIRANESRLEEADQLYRQAISMRPDFKQAYISRGELLLKMNKPLKAKEAYLRALELDRTNADLWYNLAIVYIELKDPTEALKNFNRALELNPTHKLALFNSALLMQESGDARLRPEAKQRLLHYVKEEPQDSNGYFNLGMLAMDDKKDTEAEAWMKKAIRLQPNFRSALFNLALLYSQTGKELMALPVLEDLLRYYPDHTKGLILKGDILMNQKKDIVGAKMCFEKILELDPNNVQGKHNLCVVYFEEKDLIKAEKCLVETLALAPHEEYIQRHLNIVRSKIASLGAVEQSSLPSDGTAATEAKKKFQNLKEARSEKTTTQSTVVNKEHSKNKKPTEKSSVEKETPKKSTKEIKDIEKKRVAALKRLEEIERILNGE from the exons ATGGCTGACGTAAGCCTGAAGGAAGCAGCACTAATAGTTGGCGTGGTGGCAGCTTGCTACTGGAACAGTCtcttttgtgggtttgtttttgatGATGTTTCAGCAATTTTGGACAACAAAGATTTGCATCCTACTACTCCACTGAGAAATCTGTTTCAGAATGACTTCTGGGGTACTCCAATGTCTGAG GAGAGGAGTCATAAATCCTATCGTCCCCTCACAGTTCTAACATTTCGTTTAAACTACTTGTTCAGCGAGTTAAATGCAGTTTCGTACCACTTTCTGAATCTGGTCTTTCATGTGGTGGTTTGCATAGTCTTCCTCAAGGTCTGTAAGCTCTTCCTGGACAACAGGAGCAGCATAGTTGCATCCTTGCTCTTTGCAGTGCACCCAATACATACTGAAGCG gtaaCTGGAGttgtgggcagagcagagcttttatcatctatttttttcctagctgcTTTTTTGTCATATACGAAGTCAAAAGGGCCAGACAATACCATAG TGTGGACTCCAATTGCAGTGACTGTATTTCTAGTAGCTGTTGCAACACTGTGTAAAGAACAAGGAATAACTGTGGTGGGGATATGCTGTGTGTATGAAGTCTTTATTGCTCAAGGG taCACTTTCCCAGCATTACTGGACACAGCTATACAGATTCTTCGAGGGAAGGGCAGTATTCCCTTCTCTATGCTCCAAACACTGTTGAAGCTCATAGTCCTAATGTTCAGTACACTCCTGCTTGTAGTTGTCAGAGTCCAGGTTATCCAGTCTCAGCTTCCAGTCTTTACAAG GTTTGATAACCCAGCTGCTGTTAGTCCATCCCCAGCAAGACAGCTGACTTTCAACTACCTCCTCCCTGTAAATGCTTGGCTTCTTCTCAATCCTTCAGAATTATGCTGTGACTGGACAATGGGAACTATTCCTCTTGTGGAGTCTTTGTTAGATGTCAGAAATGTTGCCACTCTtaccttcttttgttttctgggatCTTTAATGGTCTTCAGTCTCCGATACCCTGGGGATTCCTCCAAGACAGTATTGATG GCACTCTGCTTAATAGTGCTGCCGTTCATTCCTGCGTCAAAcctgttttttcctgttggaTTTGTAGTAGCAGAACGGGTGTTATATGTTCCTAGCATGGGATTCTGCATTTTAGTAGCACACGGATGGAAGAAATTATCAAATAAAAG cGTGCTAAGAAAACtttcttgggtttgtttggCTGCGGTGCTGTTCACTCATGCCTTAAAAACACTGCACAGAAACTGGGATTGGGAGTCGGAGTACACTTTATTTATGTCTGCTTTAAAG GTAAACAAGAACAACGCAAAACTATGGAACAATGTGGGGCATGCgctagaaaatgaaaaaaattttgaaagagCTCTGCAGTTTTTCATACAGGCCACACAAGTGCAACCAG ATGATATTGGTGCCCACATGAATGTAGGAAGAACTTACAAGAACCTAAACAAAACTAAAGAAGCTGAAGAATCATATATGATTGCTAAATCATTGATGCCACAG ATTATTCCAGGGAAAAAGTATGCAGCAAGAGTTGCTCCTAATCATCTAAATGTTTATATCAATCTTGCAAACTTAATTCGAGCCAATGAATCTCGCCTCGAGGAAGCAGATCAGTTGTATCGACAAGCAATTAGTATGAGGCCAGATTTCAAGCAGGCTTACATCAGCAG GGGagaattacttttaaaaatgaacaaacctCTGAAAGCTAAGGAAGCTTACCTTAGAGCTCTAGAACTAGACAGAACCAATGCAGACCTGTGGTACAACCTGGCAATTGTTTACATTGAACTGAAAGATCCAACTGAAGCCCTGAAGAATTTCAACCGAGCACTGGAGCTCAACCCGACGCATAAACTGGCATTATTCAACTCAGCACTGCTAATGCAGGAATCTG GTGATGCTCGACTTAGACCTGAAGCTAAACAAAGACTGCTACATTATGTGAAAGAAGAACCTCAAGATTCAAACGGATACTTCAATTTGGGTATGCTAGCAATGGATGACAAAAAAGATACAGAAGCAGAGGCATGGATGAAGAAAGCTATAAGGTTACAACCAAACTTCCGAAGTGCTTTGTTCAATTTAGCCCTGCTTTATTCTCAGACAGGAAAAGAATTGATGGCTTTGCCTGTCTTGGAAGACCTACTGAGATATTACCCTGATCataccaaaggtctgattttgAAAGGAGATATCCTTATGAACCAAAAGAAGGATATTGTTGGagcaaaaatgtgttttgaaaaaatTTTGGAACTGGATCCCAACAATGTACAAGGAAAACATAATCTTTGTGTggtttattttgaagaaaaagatttaataaaggcagaaaaatgtcTGGTTGAAACACTAGCATTGGCACCTCATGAAGAGTACATTCAGCGTCATCTAAACATAGTTAGAAGTAAAATTGCATCACTTGGTGCTGTGGAACAGTCATCACTTCCATCAGATGGGACTGCAGCTACGGAAGcgaaaaaaaaattccagaatttgAAAGAGGCAAGAAGTGAGAAGACAACGACCCAATCAACAGTTGTTAATAAAGAGCACTCAAAAAATAAGAAACCAACAGAGAAAAGCAGTGTAGAAAAAGAGACTccaaaaaaatctacaaaagaaatcaaagacaTTGAGAAAAAGAGAGTTGCAGCATTGAAAAGACTAGAAGAAATTGAACGTATATTAAATGGTGAATAG